Proteins co-encoded in one Methanothermobacter sp. genomic window:
- a CDS encoding pseudomurein-binding repeat-containing protein, protein MKKLLGIITLLILPLFINNASAGQLTYNEVSNASKVIADQASKTGKIPSQITVNNKNITLDNYLYAAATTTINLNTNQKKTITTNNYQPPTNPPTYSATGTLTKTAYLQTAQNIKKYMETNKRSPDYMTTTIGKVNYQSLIYAYSRIINFYNTNGRLPSSVTIKSVKVASATTGRNTSTVKTPDDVKKLILNDNSIAGNVLKSTGSIITFIDDKSEVPGAVKLSDTLTVSKAQFLHLTSHMISYLNDLTSSNTSKATQAAANYNKFLEELKTITQRVVNPAPNPLNGVAAGELTKNDYVDLAKRVESFIKTYGRLPNSLNSPIGRLGCDFLILEFSKILNSYKVNGKLPASVETYSDIFKFKTPVIAGYLGAYNIQVTKDYVKATGRCTCGSKDYSNYYTSAFVNYCPCCGRYGTLAFEQGGTTDGNYEGMWYCTHCDADYCLVCGKLHVSGSKVYLKPSIQGKTNSSLNIITLRFNYRILRIFQDSYAYKDIYAKVDDSYIMVKYAKGSIFRFY, encoded by the coding sequence ATGAAAAAATTACTAGGGATAATAACCCTACTAATATTACCCTTATTTATAAATAATGCCTCGGCGGGCCAATTAACATACAATGAAGTTTCAAATGCTTCCAAGGTAATAGCTGACCAAGCATCAAAAACAGGCAAAATACCATCCCAGATCACAGTAAACAATAAAAATATCACACTAGACAACTACCTCTATGCAGCAGCCACCACAACAATAAACCTAAACACCAACCAGAAAAAAACAATAACAACCAACAACTACCAACCACCAACAAACCCACCCACCTACAGCGCAACAGGAACACTCACAAAAACAGCATACCTACAAACAGCCCAAAACATCAAAAAATACATGGAAACCAACAAAAGATCACCTGATTACATGACAACGACAATTGGTAAAGTGAATTACCAAAGCCTAATCTACGCCTACAGCAGGATAATAAACTTCTACAATACCAATGGAAGACTGCCAAGTTCTGTGACAATAAAAAGCGTGAAGGTTGCATCAGCAACTACTGGAAGGAATACTTCAACAGTTAAAACGCCAGATGATGTGAAAAAACTAATACTCAACGATAATTCTATAGCAGGGAATGTTTTAAAGAGTACTGGTAGTATCATCACTTTTATAGATGATAAAAGTGAGGTCCCAGGAGCTGTGAAACTTTCCGATACTCTCACAGTTTCCAAGGCCCAATTTTTGCACCTTACAAGTCATATGATATCTTACTTGAATGATCTTACAAGTTCTAATACGAGTAAAGCAACGCAGGCAGCGGCGAATTATAACAAGTTCTTGGAGGAGCTTAAGACCATAACCCAAAGGGTGGTGAACCCGGCGCCAAACCCTTTAAATGGTGTTGCTGCGGGTGAATTAACAAAGAATGATTATGTTGATTTGGCGAAAAGGGTGGAAAGTTTCATCAAAACTTATGGTCGTCTGCCAAATTCACTTAATAGTCCAATAGGGAGATTAGGATGCGATTTCCTTATCCTAGAATTTTCAAAGATTCTAAATTCGTATAAAGTGAATGGGAAATTACCAGCCAGTGTTGAAACCTATTCTGACATTTTCAAGTTTAAAACGCCGGTTATAGCAGGTTATCTTGGCGCATATAATATCCAGGTAACTAAAGATTATGTGAAGGCTACTGGAAGGTGCACTTGCGGGTCAAAGGATTATTCCAATTATTATACAAGTGCATTTGTTAATTATTGCCCATGTTGTGGCCGGTATGGGACATTAGCCTTCGAACAAGGAGGAACAACAGATGGTAATTACGAGGGTATGTGGTATTGTACCCATTGCGACGCTGATTATTGCCTAGTATGTGGAAAATTACATGTCAGTGGAAGCAAAGTATATCTAAAACCATCTATCCAAGGCAAAACAAACAGTAGCTTAAATATAATTACACTAAGGTTTAATTATAGGATTTTAAGGATTTTCCAGGATTCCTATGCCTACAAGGACATATATGCGAAGGTGGATGACTCGTATATAATGGTCAAATATGCTAAGGGGAGCATATTCAGGTTCTACTAA
- a CDS encoding cobaltochelatase subunit CobN, with protein MIIFALSLSSTVSANDLQIEPENQTTNGIDPIIKGTVMENNTPAEGATITVKDPTTNMTIITGTTNSTGEYKINFISNQNTFKLEITYKNYKPYTTIVECSGTPPTAELNHTFVPSKMLKPIKMLVFVSGCPTGTVDLMINDVYKKQLLPEGYDFDLEISSMETININSTEWQTLLEKLKTTDIFFYLTRPNYPLTGITYGPSYDVASDFETMAKQMKQGSKIFLLGAVKPSCNVTGVEIVNLPLQYGQLLSFLLSKENIKRTLLEILREANAISISQNETKLLPPPGDFLYHPDYQGIFQEKNDYIRWYNESGHFKEGAPWIGITIFNRHYMSGNLKMWNEIIKKLESKGFNVIPYVMDPPVTGDTTQASRKYFLSEPRIDLLITSIQFGYGADNYTVSFFKELNAPVLSPTYVFLIATLDKYLQDKTIRGLSGLEIAFLAIYEAGGRIEPILIGGTQILGKDPDTSLSLKEYSPYEPGLNQLIDRVCKWIELKYKPNNEKRVALIYYDSTHDEKMLTGYGLNVPASIANVLQALLKDGYNLGNLTKADITTENILRLINAQGRNLINYTQADLLNLIQKGVPTVTKEEYLQWYYKLPESLRKQVEATWGPPPGNIMVYKDKIVLPGLMLGNIFLGVQPRWVWNGTLENLYNNTLPPTHQYIAFYLWLQNKFQANAIVHVGGQHGTLELLPGHLNAMTADDWPNTLIGNIPNIQLVRMDDPGHGIINPVKRRAYGVVISHLTPPLVEAIGYTKYRELDNLIKRYNDAKLAGDNERMELLKSQTLAAIKNETGLASRLKITDETDFDTVIARLSDYIEYIAETYTTSGLHTFGALPDNETLEKFIDTIVSFNPSNRTREQVKDLLIQSVENEITNLLRALRGEYIEPVGVSDPVCSLDVLPTGRNMYSLNPSGIPDIAAMQMGKKVVDKILEMYKESNGKYPETIAIGCGIDVILTGGQSIAAIFNLIGVRPVYESGTLIGTEIIPLEELGRPRIDVMIVDPHNIRSICPNTFKILDNAIRQVALLNESTNMNYVRKHYLAMLPEITRELVAQGLNQKEAYERAEKLARARIFGLAPGSDPHGVSVDRMLWIRTDWTEKELSETYLNYYSYVYTNDISGISARKLLEKVLGTVDTSMIISTPYRTTETGACLYNIMSNIIFATKQVTGKDITGYVVKTNYKEPRILTLQENIYDEISSTLLNREWIQRMLGEGYSGQATIALQIRSLFVNNVFAKVTSPVVWRQIANVYLDPQVFGQFGREQQQIIAGLFYQAHNRGMVQFSAGELKTLENVLGIIGAPTPSIPGVPTTSPGDSGNQPGVSPGFRGVAQNIGSSGSMGVGMVTGSASQGPGASGAKSYEVSKVSGASVNRGLPVYAMAGIIVLVVLVGAGYFLASRGKI; from the coding sequence ATGATCATTTTTGCATTGAGTTTATCTAGTACAGTGTCAGCGAATGACCTACAAATAGAACCTGAAAACCAAACAACTAATGGAATTGATCCTATTATCAAGGGGACAGTCATGGAAAATAACACCCCAGCCGAAGGCGCTACAATAACAGTAAAAGATCCCACTACAAACATGACAATAATCACAGGAACCACCAATTCCACAGGAGAATACAAAATAAATTTCATATCTAACCAGAACACCTTCAAGCTAGAAATTACTTACAAAAATTACAAACCATACACCACCATAGTGGAATGCAGTGGAACACCACCCACAGCAGAATTAAACCACACTTTCGTACCATCAAAAATGCTTAAACCAATTAAAATGCTAGTATTCGTCAGCGGATGCCCCACAGGAACCGTAGACCTAATGATAAATGATGTGTACAAAAAACAACTATTACCCGAAGGCTACGACTTCGACCTTGAAATATCCAGCATGGAAACCATCAACATAAACTCAACAGAATGGCAAACACTCCTAGAAAAACTAAAAACCACAGACATATTCTTCTACCTCACAAGACCCAATTATCCACTAACAGGTATCACCTACGGGCCCAGTTACGATGTCGCTTCAGACTTTGAGACAATGGCCAAACAGATGAAACAAGGAAGCAAAATATTCCTATTAGGGGCTGTAAAACCATCATGCAATGTTACAGGTGTTGAAATAGTGAACCTTCCGTTACAATATGGACAATTACTCAGTTTCCTTCTAAGTAAAGAAAACATCAAAAGAACCCTACTTGAAATATTAAGGGAAGCTAACGCCATATCTATCAGCCAAAATGAAACCAAACTACTACCACCACCAGGAGATTTCCTATACCATCCGGACTACCAAGGAATATTCCAAGAAAAAAATGATTACATAAGATGGTATAATGAAAGCGGCCACTTCAAAGAAGGCGCGCCCTGGATCGGAATTACAATATTCAATCGTCATTACATGTCTGGTAACTTGAAAATGTGGAATGAAATAATCAAAAAGCTAGAATCAAAAGGTTTCAATGTTATACCATATGTCATGGATCCTCCTGTCACTGGTGATACCACACAAGCTTCTAGAAAATATTTCCTCTCAGAGCCGCGCATAGACCTACTGATAACATCCATACAATTCGGATATGGTGCAGACAATTATACAGTCTCCTTTTTCAAAGAATTGAACGCACCTGTACTCAGCCCAACATATGTGTTCTTAATCGCAACACTGGACAAGTACTTGCAAGATAAAACAATCAGGGGTTTAAGCGGCCTTGAAATAGCATTCCTAGCCATATACGAAGCCGGGGGTAGAATAGAACCAATACTTATAGGTGGAACCCAAATTTTAGGAAAAGACCCAGACACAAGCCTATCATTAAAAGAGTACTCCCCATACGAGCCAGGATTAAATCAACTAATCGACAGGGTATGCAAGTGGATAGAATTGAAATACAAACCCAACAACGAAAAAAGGGTCGCATTAATATATTATGACAGCACACACGACGAGAAAATGCTCACAGGCTACGGTCTGAACGTACCGGCAAGTATCGCCAACGTACTCCAAGCACTACTAAAAGATGGATACAATCTAGGTAATCTAACAAAAGCTGATATCACAACTGAAAACATTCTTAGATTGATCAATGCACAAGGAAGAAACCTTATCAATTATACACAAGCCGACCTTCTAAACCTGATCCAAAAAGGCGTGCCAACAGTAACAAAAGAAGAATACCTCCAATGGTATTACAAGCTCCCAGAATCATTACGCAAACAAGTAGAAGCCACATGGGGCCCCCCACCAGGAAACATCATGGTCTACAAGGATAAAATAGTCCTCCCAGGCCTAATGCTTGGTAACATATTCCTTGGAGTGCAACCAAGATGGGTATGGAATGGAACACTAGAAAACCTCTATAATAACACGTTACCGCCTACACATCAATACATAGCATTTTATCTCTGGCTTCAAAACAAATTCCAAGCAAACGCAATAGTTCATGTCGGAGGACAACACGGAACATTAGAACTATTACCCGGACACTTAAATGCAATGACAGCGGATGATTGGCCTAACACGCTAATCGGTAACATCCCAAATATACAACTTGTAAGAATGGATGATCCAGGACATGGGATCATAAATCCAGTGAAAAGAAGAGCATACGGGGTTGTTATATCCCATTTAACACCCCCACTCGTAGAAGCTATAGGATATACTAAATACCGCGAATTAGACAACCTAATAAAACGTTACAATGACGCTAAATTAGCCGGTGACAATGAAAGGATGGAACTGTTGAAATCCCAGACCCTGGCAGCGATTAAAAATGAAACAGGATTAGCTTCAAGACTAAAAATAACTGACGAAACAGACTTTGACACGGTAATCGCCCGACTCTCAGATTACATTGAATATATTGCCGAAACCTACACTACCAGTGGACTCCACACATTCGGGGCCTTACCAGATAATGAAACCCTGGAAAAATTCATAGACACTATAGTATCATTCAATCCATCAAACAGGACAAGAGAACAAGTAAAGGACCTGTTAATCCAAAGCGTGGAAAATGAGATCACAAACTTGTTAAGAGCCCTCAGGGGAGAATATATAGAACCTGTAGGTGTTAGCGATCCTGTATGTTCACTGGATGTTCTCCCAACAGGAAGAAACATGTATTCCCTTAATCCTTCAGGAATACCAGATATTGCTGCGATGCAAATGGGCAAAAAGGTCGTGGATAAAATACTGGAAATGTACAAGGAATCAAATGGAAAATATCCAGAGACCATTGCCATAGGCTGTGGAATTGACGTAATTTTAACAGGTGGCCAGAGTATAGCCGCGATTTTCAATTTAATCGGTGTCAGGCCAGTTTACGAGAGCGGGACATTGATTGGCACAGAGATAATACCATTGGAGGAACTTGGAAGGCCCAGGATTGATGTGATGATAGTCGATCCTCATAACATTCGAAGCATTTGTCCAAATACTTTCAAGATCCTTGACAATGCCATAAGACAAGTAGCATTGCTCAACGAATCCACAAATATGAATTATGTAAGAAAGCACTACCTTGCTATGCTCCCAGAGATTACAAGAGAATTAGTGGCACAAGGATTAAACCAAAAAGAAGCTTATGAAAGGGCCGAGAAACTTGCCAGGGCAAGGATATTTGGCCTTGCACCAGGTTCCGATCCTCATGGTGTGAGCGTAGATCGTATGTTATGGATAAGAACAGATTGGACAGAAAAAGAACTCAGTGAAACATACTTGAATTACTATTCATATGTATACACTAATGACATTTCAGGAATTTCAGCGCGAAAGTTACTTGAGAAGGTGCTGGGGACGGTTGACACTAGCATGATCATTTCAACACCTTACAGGACTACAGAAACGGGCGCATGCCTATATAACATAATGTCAAATATAATATTCGCGACAAAACAAGTTACAGGCAAGGATATAACAGGTTACGTGGTTAAGACCAATTACAAGGAACCTAGGATACTAACTTTACAAGAAAACATCTATGATGAAATAAGTTCCACATTACTCAACAGAGAATGGATACAAAGAATGCTAGGAGAAGGGTATTCAGGTCAGGCGACTATTGCACTTCAGATAAGGAGTTTGTTTGTGAACAATGTATTTGCAAAGGTCACAAGCCCGGTGGTTTGGCGTCAAATTGCGAATGTGTACCTTGATCCGCAAGTTTTCGGCCAATTTGGCAGAGAACAGCAACAGATAATCGCTGGCCTATTTTATCAAGCGCATAATCGTGGTATGGTACAGTTTAGTGCTGGTGAACTCAAAACTTTGGAAAATGTCCTTGGTATAATCGGCGCTCCTACGCCTTCAATTCCAGGAGTTCCAACAACAAGTCCAGGAGATTCTGGCAATCAACCGGGGGTATCTCCTGGTTTTAGGGGTGTTGCACAAAATATAGGATCTTCAGGTTCAATGGGTGTAGGGATGGTTACAGGATCGGCTTCACAAGGTCCTGGTGCCTCTGGGGCCAAGTCCTATGAGGTGAGTAAAGTTAGTGGAGCTAGTGTAAACAGGGGATTACCAGTGTATGCTATGGCTGGTATTATTGTCCTTGTTGTGCTTGTTGGCGCTGGATACTTCTTGGCTAGTCGTGGGAAAATTTAA
- a CDS encoding DUF11 domain-containing protein, translating to MVSTTASTYDIVNLPLAYNPTILQPLNVTTTYGTNTNNNIRLDNPGTTNFVSVWYFKVIGTGTTHVYGTITDQSGSSFHYNDDYGKNITITAQKLADLDIIKVVNNTTPNLNELVNFTITIINYGPDNATGVIVEDLLPNGLLFQSATTSKGVYNPTSGIWNVGTLNYLETATLNIIARITQAGIIINRANITSDITDPNLLNNNATAPLNSPPASDLSIAKTVDKEEPYIGENILYTITVYNAGPENAPTVVVEDLLPPGLILQLATPSKGVYNPNSGIWNVGTLNYLETATMTILAKVNTTGLITNKANITSTNYDPSPENNNATIEINAKPVADLRIVKTVTNSTPNLGDTVTFIIAVTNLGPSNATGVTVTDILSEGLIYQSHLASQGTYDNSTGIWTIGTLNYPETAYLNITVLVDKVGASNNTVFVQGNEFDPDMTNNRALAGLNAPKASDLRITKTAIPAIIYNGLTSTYKITVYNAGPDDNTGVVVTDLMPTGLQFLSYTASHGTYDNNTNTWNIGDLQKFETATLDILVRATTSGTFFNRAFVTGDAHDPFIGDNNATFTLMTLPVTDIKIEKTANATKVNYNDTVKFTVTVTNLGPDNSTGVTLVDLLPAGLELISATTSLGIYTPINGAEWIIESLPKDESATLEIIARVTISNTTITNLASVTKTNEFDNDTENNYANVTIEVSPAADLAISKSANQTSVNYLEAVKFTITVQNLGPDTAENARVTDILPASLELVSATLSQGTYTSGVWTIGDLANGATATLEIIARAVASNINIDNVANVSSNIYDPNMANNRANVTISVPTAADLAISKVADVIKVRYGDIVRFILTVINLGPDTAVNVRVMDRLPAGLQFVSASSPDYDPRSGVWTIGNLARGAIATLNIVARVVTSNRNITNMAIVTSDTYDPNPDNNKAFVTIEAAKRLIKPSKPWEIPMQPTGASLLLMVFAVLSIIAGFAVSRKV from the coding sequence ATGGTATCAACTACAGCATCAACCTACGACATTGTCAACCTACCACTCGCCTATAATCCAACAATACTCCAACCCTTAAATGTTACAACAACCTATGGGACAAACACAAACAACAACATACGCTTGGACAATCCAGGGACAACAAACTTCGTCTCAGTATGGTACTTCAAAGTTATAGGAACAGGAACAACACACGTATATGGTACTATAACAGACCAAAGTGGTTCAAGCTTCCATTACAACGACGATTACGGTAAAAACATAACAATAACAGCACAAAAACTTGCAGACCTCGACATAATAAAAGTTGTAAACAATACAACACCTAACCTCAACGAGCTAGTAAACTTCACCATAACAATAATTAACTACGGACCAGACAATGCAACAGGAGTCATCGTAGAAGATCTACTACCAAATGGATTACTTTTCCAGAGCGCAACAACATCCAAGGGAGTCTACAATCCAACCAGCGGTATTTGGAATGTAGGCACACTCAACTACCTTGAAACAGCAACACTAAACATCATAGCACGCATCACCCAAGCAGGGATTATAATTAACAGAGCAAATATTACAAGCGACATCACAGACCCCAACCTCTTAAATAACAACGCAACAGCACCCCTAAATTCCCCACCAGCATCAGATTTGAGCATCGCAAAAACAGTGGACAAAGAAGAACCATACATTGGAGAAAACATACTCTACACAATAACAGTCTACAATGCAGGCCCAGAAAACGCACCCACCGTAGTAGTTGAAGACCTATTACCACCTGGCCTGATACTCCAATTGGCAACACCATCCAAGGGAGTCTACAATCCAAACAGCGGTATTTGGAATGTAGGCACACTCAACTACCTTGAAACAGCAACAATGACCATATTAGCAAAGGTAAATACAACAGGCCTCATAACCAACAAGGCAAATATAACATCAACCAATTATGATCCAAGCCCAGAAAACAATAATGCAACAATAGAAATTAATGCAAAACCCGTAGCAGACCTCCGAATAGTCAAAACAGTTACCAACTCCACTCCAAACCTTGGAGATACCGTAACATTCATAATTGCAGTCACAAATCTCGGCCCGAGCAATGCAACAGGAGTCACAGTCACTGACATCCTCTCAGAAGGCCTCATATATCAAAGTCACCTTGCCTCACAAGGCACCTATGATAATTCAACCGGCATTTGGACTATAGGAACCCTCAACTACCCCGAGACAGCCTACCTAAATATCACAGTATTGGTTGACAAAGTAGGAGCCTCAAATAACACAGTATTCGTCCAAGGGAATGAATTCGACCCGGACATGACGAACAATCGTGCATTAGCAGGATTAAACGCTCCAAAGGCATCAGATCTCAGAATCACTAAAACAGCAATTCCCGCAATAATCTACAATGGTTTAACATCCACATACAAAATAACAGTCTACAATGCAGGCCCAGATGATAACACAGGAGTTGTGGTCACAGACTTAATGCCAACTGGCCTCCAATTTTTAAGCTACACAGCATCTCATGGAACCTATGATAACAACACTAATACATGGAACATAGGTGACCTACAAAAATTCGAAACAGCAACATTAGATATCCTTGTAAGAGCAACCACTTCGGGCACGTTCTTCAACAGAGCCTTTGTTACGGGAGATGCACATGATCCATTTATAGGAGACAATAACGCAACCTTCACACTAATGACATTACCAGTAACAGACATAAAAATTGAAAAAACAGCCAACGCAACAAAAGTAAACTACAATGATACAGTCAAATTCACAGTAACAGTCACAAACCTAGGACCAGACAATTCCACTGGAGTCACACTTGTTGACCTATTACCAGCAGGCCTTGAATTAATATCAGCAACAACATCTCTTGGAATCTACACACCAATAAACGGTGCTGAATGGATAATCGAAAGCTTACCCAAGGATGAAAGTGCAACCCTAGAGATCATAGCAAGAGTCACAATATCTAACACAACGATAACCAACCTAGCCAGTGTAACAAAAACCAACGAATTTGATAATGACACAGAAAACAATTACGCCAATGTAACTATAGAGGTGTCACCTGCAGCAGACCTTGCGATAAGTAAGTCTGCCAACCAAACAAGCGTAAATTACCTTGAAGCTGTTAAATTCACTATAACGGTTCAGAACCTTGGACCTGACACAGCAGAAAATGCAAGGGTAACTGATATTCTCCCAGCTAGTCTGGAGCTTGTGAGTGCAACACTTTCACAAGGAACATACACGAGTGGTGTCTGGACCATCGGAGATCTTGCAAATGGTGCCACCGCAACCCTTGAGATCATAGCAAGGGCTGTAGCATCCAACATAAACATTGATAATGTTGCCAATGTTTCAAGCAACATATACGATCCAAACATGGCCAATAACAGGGCAAATGTCACCATTTCCGTGCCAACTGCAGCAGACCTTGCGATTAGCAAAGTTGCAGATGTAATAAAAGTGAGATATGGGGACATTGTTAGGTTCATTTTAACTGTCATAAACCTTGGACCGGATACTGCAGTAAATGTTAGGGTCATGGATCGGCTGCCAGCAGGCTTACAATTTGTGAGTGCAAGCAGTCCAGATTACGATCCAAGGTCTGGGGTTTGGACTATTGGAAACTTAGCAAGAGGTGCGATTGCAACACTTAATATCGTGGCGAGAGTCGTGACATCCAACAGAAACATCACAAACATGGCCATAGTAACAAGTGACACATATGATCCCAATCCAGACAATAACAAAGCCTTTGTAACCATAGAAGCGGCTAAAAGATTGATAAAACCGTCAAAACCGTGGGAAATCCCAATGCAGCCAACAGGAGCCTCATTACTATTAATGGTATTCGCAGTACTTTCAATTATCGCTGGATTCGCGGTTTCAAGAAAAGTATAA
- the hypD gene encoding hydrogenase formation protein HypD → MKDLSREIVSRINKISRPVKIMHVCGSHEHTIMQHGIRSLLPEEVEVVAGPGCPVCCVPAREIDECVELARQGVTITTFGDMLRVPGSYGSLADAKAEGADVRIVYGVNNAVEIAKNLDREVVFMAAGFETTAPTTASAILGDPPENFSVLSCHRLIPPALKFLIESGEVNLDGLIEPGHVSTIIGTRPYIPFSRDYGIPQVIAGFNPIDVLLGVYMILRQIKNGEAKVENEYRRVVKEEGNVKAQEIMKEVFYVTSKEWRGFPEIPDSVYEIKDEFSDFNAREKFDIELGDVIECPTGCICGAVLRGVARPEDCSLFRTECTPTNPVGACMVSREGTCNIAYRYSSF, encoded by the coding sequence ATGAAGGATCTTTCAAGAGAAATAGTATCAAGGATAAATAAAATTTCACGGCCAGTTAAGATAATGCATGTCTGTGGATCTCATGAACATACTATAATGCAACATGGTATAAGATCTCTTTTGCCAGAAGAGGTTGAAGTTGTTGCAGGGCCTGGATGCCCAGTATGTTGTGTTCCTGCTAGGGAAATTGATGAGTGTGTGGAACTTGCAAGGCAAGGTGTTACCATCACAACATTTGGAGATATGCTCCGCGTCCCGGGATCTTATGGTTCTCTTGCTGATGCAAAGGCTGAGGGGGCTGATGTTAGAATAGTCTATGGTGTGAATAATGCTGTTGAAATCGCGAAGAACCTTGACCGTGAGGTTGTTTTCATGGCGGCAGGTTTTGAGACTACAGCACCCACAACAGCCTCTGCGATTTTGGGAGATCCGCCAGAAAACTTTTCAGTTCTTTCATGTCATCGTTTAATTCCTCCTGCTTTAAAGTTTCTCATAGAATCTGGGGAAGTGAATTTGGATGGTCTTATAGAACCTGGGCATGTTTCCACTATAATAGGTACGAGGCCTTATATCCCATTTTCAAGGGATTATGGGATACCCCAGGTTATAGCGGGTTTCAACCCTATCGATGTTCTCTTGGGAGTCTATATGATACTTCGCCAAATTAAAAATGGAGAAGCCAAGGTTGAAAATGAGTATAGGAGAGTCGTCAAGGAAGAAGGCAATGTTAAAGCTCAGGAGATTATGAAAGAGGTTTTCTATGTTACGAGTAAGGAGTGGAGGGGATTCCCTGAGATCCCAGATTCTGTATATGAGATAAAAGATGAATTTTCGGATTTTAATGCTAGGGAAAAGTTTGATATAGAATTGGGAGATGTGATTGAATGTCCCACAGGTTGTATTTGTGGTGCTGTATTAAGAGGTGTTGCAAGGCCTGAGGATTGTTCGCTTTTTAGGACTGAGTGCACGCCAACTAATCCCGTGGGTGCATGTATGGTTTCAAGGGAGGGGACATGTAATATTGCATATCGTTATAGTTCATTTTAG